TAGGCTCAAAAAAGAATAGGCCATAAAATGCCTTGTACCAAGAAACAAGCATCCTAGCACTAACATTGGAAAGACTTAAATTCTCTCGATGAGATTAAATTAACACAAGAAGCTCTTAACGAGCATCCACACGACTACTCAGCCTATGATGaaataacttacaaaattgTTTGAATAGTAGCTAATCCCGACATaagttaaaaagataaaaaaaaatcataaaataacaatagaaataaataaaaattcaaaaaaaaactagaaaaataaataaaaatagaaaaaaaacaaaggaagtagCAAGCTTCAAAGAGTTTTTGCTAATTTTCATAGAGATTTCTTgctttcaatgttttttcataGTTTTCGCTGAAGATCACTAATGCCCATTAAGAGACGCCTCACGAGCCTCTCAAAACGTGCAAGagtcttctattttcttttaattacagaAAGACTAGAATACCCCTAACCTCATGTGATAATTCCaaaaaaatgagattaaaaaaccaaaaataccaCTTGACCTTAGGCAAGACAAAGTTTATTACAAGGGCTAGTCAGTAATTACATAGTATAAACATGTTAGAATGACCAAAAGGCCCTTGACTCCATGTGATAATTGCGAAAAAATCAaggtttgaaaaacaaaaaataccccttgcccttagaaaaaaaaaattgaccccaAGGGCTATTTGGTAATTacactgaaaaatataaaaattcaaaaatgccCCTTAGACATcagccttttcttcttttttcttcttcttcttctttttatttttttatggtcatAGGTGTAATTATactatgcaaaaaaatataaaaatgttattgtacccttatatatatatatatatattctatcttttgatagtttttaaaGAGTAAAGTGGTTATTTTACTGTAAATTGTACTGTATGTTAAGCTATATCAATTGATCAAACAGAAACTATAGTCTTATAAATTGAATCAATAtcacagaaagaaaaagaaaaagagagagatgtaGAGAgaagctagagagagagagcagaaacAAACTGATAGATTCACTTAATCAATTTGTAATTACACATAGTTATATATAAAGCTATAGATAACAAACTAACTAATTTCAGATAATTAACTAACTATttactatattaaaattatgacaAGTGTCACAATCTCAGGCATTATACTCTAACATTGTGGATAATCCACTACAGTGAAATACTGATTATTTTGAGACATATATACTGCTGCATGCAAATTGTGTACATATATCTCCTGCCACGCAGTTTTGCATGCAAAAACAACTCACCTACAATGTCAGAAACATGGAGGCAAGCGACCTGCAACACTATTCAAATATGGACACGCACATATACACATAGTAAAAGCTCAAACATCAATGTAAGAAACTAACTACCCAACGAATCCAGAAAAGCATAGTCATCAAATCTAGTTTAGCAGCTGATCTGGTTAAGAATATTCTAGGTAATTGGATCAAACTATAAGTTTGGATCAACTCGGTTCTATCAAAAAACCAAGGctgcttttaataaaaattattacaattaaCTTGATTGGATTTCATCCGAGTTTTACAGAATCGACTggattgttagtttttttaaaattatagtcgAGATTTTATTGACTTCTGGCATATAAGATGATAGTTaaagaagtagaaaaaaaacaaaatgaaagcatggctgctgaaaaaaaaacagagaattttttttaactgggttttTAGTTAATCTTCCAAGTTATCAAAATTTAACTACCTCAATCTCTaataaaatgtttcaaaaaagaTCTCAAACTTGTCGAACTCCAAATCGACAAGCCACTAAATCAAGCCGCTTAGCAGTAccatgttttataaatattcatgGAAAAACCTACGTCTCTCTTCGTCTCAAGCCAGCCTGATGCACGCCATAAACGACAAAGATTTTAGAACAATGCGATTACATTATGCAACACGTACCCATAAAGAAAATATGTGTAAGCAAGAAAGGGAATTGCAGACATGCAAAAGAAAGGACAAAATTACATGCAGAAAGTATTAGCAAAAACTGAGCAAACCGAATTGCCACGTCCCAGATGCGAAACCCACAATCTTGCACATAAATACCAGCCCACTTAACCCTGAAATTCCACAACACCGTAGAAGAACTACAGTAAGCATGGGTTCTTGTTCTTTGTTATCTCTTACTCTTTGCTTTCTTGTTCTCTTCAATTGTTGCTTTGCACAAATAGAGCAAGTATCCTCACGACATGGCCGGCAACAGCAGGGGCAACGACGCTCTCAACATAGCGAATGTCAAATTGATAGGATCAATGCCCTCGAGCCTGCTCGAAAGATCAGATCAGAGGCTGGTGTCACTGAGATTTGGGACGAGAATGATGAGCAGTTTCAGTGCGCTGGAGTTGTAGTTATCCGTCATACCATTAACAACCGAGGCCTCTTGTTGCCTGCGTACTCCAATGCACCTAAGCTCATCTTTGTAGAACAAGGCATGCATGCAATCAATTATTTCTACTTAATATGATAAAATCTCCCATCTACACTAAACTAATATCTCTTTTTGGTGTCAATGTAGGTAGGGGCATTCACGGAGCTGTATTTCCTGGCTGTCCAGAGACGTTCCAATCATCAGGAAATTCTTCTCAAGATCGAAGAGAAAGCTCCGAAGACCAGCACCAGAAGGTTCGACAAGTAAGAGAGGGTGATGTAGTTGCATTGCCTTCGGGAGTTGCTGATTGGTTTTATAACAATGGTGATTCACCTCTCGTTCTTGTTCAACTTCTCGACACAAGCAATCCTGCCAACCAGCTTGATCAGGATTTCAGGGTAAGAATCATAAAAATTCAAGCGTGCGATGTCATAAAATAAGCAAATTAACAAGGATTACTTCGTAAGCAAAcattaattttccttttcaggAATTTTTCCTGGCTGGAAACCCACGACAAGAATCACAAAGCCAAAGAAGCTCATACCAGAGAGGCCAATATGAAGGTCAACATGGACGCCGATATGAAGACGAAAGTCGGAGAGAACAGCAAGAAAGATCTCGCAATGTCTTCAGCGGTTTCAACGAGCAAATCCTTGCAGAAGCTTTCAACATTGACACCAAACTAGCAAGAAGGATGCAGAACGAAAATGATAACAGAGGAATCATTGTCCGAACTCAGCATGAACTTCATGTGATCAGTCCACGACAGAGtcaagaggaggaagaaagaCAACAAGAATCCCGAAGGAGCACACGTCGTCGTCATGAGGACAACGGTGTGGAGGAAACTTTCTGCACAGCCAGGTTGAAGATCAACATAAATGATCCAGAAGATGCTGATGTGTTTAATCCACGTGCCGGACGCCTCACTACTGTCAACAGCCTCAATCTCCCCATCCTTCGACATGTCCAGCTTAGCGCTGAGAGAGGTGTCCTTTACCAAGTAAGAAAATCCATGcaaccttcatttattttatttttttttcacattacagtaccttttcttattaaaagaaaaataacaaatcaaatttatgggaACTTGTACTGTAGAATGCTTTGATGTCACCATATTGGAACATCAATGCCCACAGCATAATGTACATCACAGGAGGAAATGGAAGGATTCAGATTGTTGGAGACAATGGACAGGCAGTATTTGATGGACAAGTTCGCAAGGGTCAAGTAGTAACAGCACCACAAAACTTTGCAGTGGTGATGAAGGCTGGAAGCCAAGGGCTCGAGTGGGTATCATTCAAGACTAATGACAATGCACAAATCAGTCAATTGGCAGGACGAGTCTCTACCATCCGGGCCTTGCCTGAAGAAGTGGTAGCAAACTCATTCCAGATCTCAAGGGAAGATGCCAGGAGGCTTAAGAACAACAGGGATGAAGTTGGTGTTCTTAGTGCGTCCCGTCAATCACAATATGGAAGGGATTAAGATTGCATCTATGAAATTGCAAGAGGCTTTATGTATGAATCACTACGGAGAAAGAAATAAGACTTAGGGGCATAAAATGTGGTCTGGTTTTGTTCCTTGTACTATGCTCGTATTATGCAGAAAATAAAatgttctctgtttttttagtCGGTTCTGCTTTTGTTTCTATgatttttcctttccatttGATTAAAACTAAAAGCTTTTCCATCTATGAGATTAATTCaggtaaaggaaaataaataaatatataaaatgttaaatatATGCCCTTATGTAAAGGAAATATCTATGGATATATAGACACTGATAAAGTGCAGCAATTGATTTTGCTTATTTTGAAATAAACCTTAATGATATAgttttgaagtttttgtttttaacatttagCCTTTGAGctcagattaaaaaaattaaagtatgaAGACTTGAATAAAAATCTTGACAAAAATCTAAGGACTAAATTGGTATTATCTCTTAGAGTTGAGAGGAAACATTTACGCATTGTCTTGATATAGAAAAAAGACCAAGATAGTGGAGCATATCCTTAAAggatcaaaattattttaaaaataaatttattatatatctatattttttattttttcaactaaacatattaatgtattttctatatttatactttttgtCTTAAAAACATTAATCAAATGCAACCATAAAATTAGGTGGTCACAAGTTACCAAAGAATAAACACAGAATGAAGAGCAAAGTTTTCAATATTTCTTAGCATGCATAATGAAATTTgagtaataataattagaattacCCGGCTTTAATGAGTTTGATGGGATTAATTTAGGTTATTATTTATGCACTTTGCTTTGAAAGGAAATGGTCTAAGTGGAAGTTTGGTTCGAATATCCGGCTTATTTCGATGATTTATATGGTTCAATTATGAATATGAAGTTGCCTTCAAGTTATATTGTTTATCAAtactaaaattagaaaaacaaaatatccttAATATGCGCTATACAGcaagttgaatattttttcttaatataaaataaaa
This genomic stretch from Populus alba chromosome 19, ASM523922v2, whole genome shotgun sequence harbors:
- the LOC118052597 gene encoding legumin B — translated: MGSCSLLSLTLCFLVLFNCCFAQIEQVSSRHGRQQQGQRRSQHSECQIDRINALEPARKIRSEAGVTEIWDENDEQFQCAGVVVIRHTINNRGLLLPAYSNAPKLIFVEQGRGIHGAVFPGCPETFQSSGNSSQDRRESSEDQHQKVRQVREGDVVALPSGVADWFYNNGDSPLVLVQLLDTSNPANQLDQDFREFFLAGNPRQESQSQRSSYQRGQYEGQHGRRYEDESRREQQERSRNVFSGFNEQILAEAFNIDTKLARRMQNENDNRGIIVRTQHELHVISPRQSQEEEERQQESRRSTRRRHEDNGVEETFCTARLKININDPEDADVFNPRAGRLTTVNSLNLPILRHVQLSAERGVLYQNALMSPYWNINAHSIMYITGGNGRIQIVGDNGQAVFDGQVRKGQVVTAPQNFAVVMKAGSQGLEWVSFKTNDNAQISQLAGRVSTIRALPEEVVANSFQISREDARRLKNNRDEVGVLSASRQSQYGRD